TTCATCCCGAAAGACAGGAACGATCTTATACCCTGTAGCCATATGGTTGCGTAATACTTTGCATAAGGGGGCTGTATGCAGGATCAACTTCAAAAACAGAGGACTTTCGCCCTGATAGGGCATGGAGGAACCGGAAAGACTTCAGTGGCCGAAATGCTGCTGTTCGCTGCCGGTTCCATCACCAGGCTGGGCAAGATCGACGAGGGCTCGACGGTTCTCGACTACGAACCCGAAGAAACCAAACGCAGGGGCAGTATTCAACCCGGCTTTGCACAGCTCCCCTGGAAGAAGAACCTGAATTTCCTTATCGACACGCCCGGCGACAACAACTTCATAGGCGATCTCCCTTATCTCTTGCAGGGCGCGGACAACGTGGTCCTGGTCATCGACGCCATCGACGGGGTCAAGCCGCTGACCAAGAAGATCTGGTCCGAAGCCGTCAAGGCCTCGCTGCCTGCCATGGTCTTCATCAACAAGATGGATCGTGAACGCGCAAATTTCCAGATGGCCTATCAAGGCCTGATCGACGTCCTGGGCATGAAGCCCGTCCTCCTTTTTCTACCCATCGGCAGCGAAGCCGACTTTCGGGGAATGGTCGATGTCCTGGCCGACAAGGCCTACGCCTTCGATGAGAATGGCGGTCTAACTCCCATCGACATGCCCGAAGACCTGGCCGACGAAGTCACCATGACGCGTGAAATCGCCATCGAGAACATCGCCGAAAGTAGCGAAGAACTGATGGAGAAATACCTGGAGGAAGGCTCGCTCACGGACGAAGAGATGGCCACCGGTCTGCGCGCGGGCATCGCCGCACGCATGCTGGTCCCGGTCTGCGTGGGTGCCGCCATGCAGAACAAGGGCGCGGTCACGCTCCTGGACACCATCCAGAATCTCATGACCTCACCGCTTGAGCACGAGCCCTGGCTCGACGCCGATGGCAACGAACGCCCGTCGAGCCCTGACGCCCCGTTTGCCGCCTTTGTCTTCAAGACCATCGCCGACCCCTTCGCCGGGCAGCTCTCCGTGCTGCGCGTGCTCTCCGGCGTGCTCTCCCCCGACGCCGTCGTCCTCAACGCAACCAAGGACGAAAAGGAAAAGATCGGCCAGATCCTGTTTCTGGAAGGCAAAAAGCAGACGCCCTGCAAGCAGGAAGTCGGCCCCGGAGCCATCGTGGCCGTGGCCAAGCTCAAGAACACGGCCACCGGCGACACCCTGTGCGCAGAAAAGGCCCCCTTCATCCTGCCCAAACCGGCCTTGAGCCCATCCATCATTTCCTATGCCCTGGCCGCCGAGGAAAAAGGCGAGGAAGACAAGGTTTTCGCGGCGGTCCAGAAGCTGCTGGACGAAGACATCAACCTGCATCTGGTCCGCAACGATGAGACCGGCGACATGCTACTTACCGGCATGGGACAGCTGCACATCGAACTGGCCGTGGAAAAGGTCAGACGCCGCTACAAGACAAACATCATCCTGAAGACCCCCAAGATCCCCTACCGCGAGACCATCAAGGGCAAGGCCCAGGTCCAGGGCCGACACAAAAAGCAGTCCGGCGGACGCGGCCAGTTCGGCGACTGCTGGATCCGCATGGAGCCCAACGCCCGCAGCGCGGGCTACGAGTTCCTGGACGAGATCGTCGGCGGCTCCATCCCGCGCAACTACATCCCGGCGGTGGACAAGGGCGTCCAGGAAGCGGCGGCGCGCGGATTTCTGGCCGGTTATCCCTTGGTCGATTTCAAGGTGGCGGTTTACGACGGCTCCTACCACAACGTGGACTCCTCGGAAATGGCGTTCAAGATCGCGGGTTCGCTGGCCTTCAAGAAAGCCGTCGAGATGTGCAACCCGATCCTGCTCGAACCCATCATGCTCGCGGCCGTCTTCATTCCGGACGAGTTCATGGGCGACGTCATCGGCGACCTCTCCAGCAGGCGTGGCCGGGTCCTTGGCTCCGATTCCATCGGCGGCGTGACCGAAGTCAAGGCTCACGTGCCCATGGCCGAAATGATGAAATACGCCCCGGACCTGCGCTCCATGACCGGCGGTCAGGGCACCTTCACCATGGAATTCGCCCATTACGAGGAGTGCCCACCCAACGTGGCCGAACAGGTCATCGCCGACAGCAAGAAGGAAGAAGATTAATCCCGTCTTCCACACAAAAAAGGCCGCTTCACTGCGGCCTTTTTTTTGGTCTTGTCCTTGGGCGCCACTTCCCTTAGTTTCCGTCAGGATGCGCAAGCATCACATAACACCTCAACATACCGGAGCCTCTTAATGCCCGAATCGCACGTGACCCTGACCCCTCTTGGCGGGCTGGGAGAAATCGGCATGAACTGCATGGCCCTGGAGACCGAGCAGAGCATGATCCTGGTGGACTGCGGGCTCATGTTTCCGGATGTCATCCTCTATGGAGTAGATGTGGTCATCCCCCGCATGGACTTCATCGTCAGCCGCAAGCACAAATTGAAGGGTATCTTTCTGACCCACGGGCATGAAGACCATATCGGAGCGCTGGCCTGGCTTGTTCCCTACCTGCAGGAGGTTCCCCTCTACGGTTCGGAGTTCACCCTGCGCCTGGCTCTGAAACGCCTGCAGGAGCGCAATCTCGACTCCCACGTGAAGCTGCACCCGGTGCGCGCCCGGGAGCGGGTCGAC
This Desulfomicrobium apsheronum DNA region includes the following protein-coding sequences:
- the fusA gene encoding elongation factor G is translated as MQDQLQKQRTFALIGHGGTGKTSVAEMLLFAAGSITRLGKIDEGSTVLDYEPEETKRRGSIQPGFAQLPWKKNLNFLIDTPGDNNFIGDLPYLLQGADNVVLVIDAIDGVKPLTKKIWSEAVKASLPAMVFINKMDRERANFQMAYQGLIDVLGMKPVLLFLPIGSEADFRGMVDVLADKAYAFDENGGLTPIDMPEDLADEVTMTREIAIENIAESSEELMEKYLEEGSLTDEEMATGLRAGIAARMLVPVCVGAAMQNKGAVTLLDTIQNLMTSPLEHEPWLDADGNERPSSPDAPFAAFVFKTIADPFAGQLSVLRVLSGVLSPDAVVLNATKDEKEKIGQILFLEGKKQTPCKQEVGPGAIVAVAKLKNTATGDTLCAEKAPFILPKPALSPSIISYALAAEEKGEEDKVFAAVQKLLDEDINLHLVRNDETGDMLLTGMGQLHIELAVEKVRRRYKTNIILKTPKIPYRETIKGKAQVQGRHKKQSGGRGQFGDCWIRMEPNARSAGYEFLDEIVGGSIPRNYIPAVDKGVQEAAARGFLAGYPLVDFKVAVYDGSYHNVDSSEMAFKIAGSLAFKKAVEMCNPILLEPIMLAAVFIPDEFMGDVIGDLSSRRGRVLGSDSIGGVTEVKAHVPMAEMMKYAPDLRSMTGGQGTFTMEFAHYEECPPNVAEQVIADSKKEED